A region from the Peromyscus leucopus breed LL Stock chromosome 9, UCI_PerLeu_2.1, whole genome shotgun sequence genome encodes:
- the Shisa2 gene encoding protein shisa-2 homolog, giving the protein MWGGRGSATTSSGHRASLLQLLLAALLAAGAWASGEYCHGWLDAQGVWRIGFQCPERFDGGDATICCGSCALRYCCSSAEARLDQGGCDNDRQQGVGEPGRTDREGPDSSAVPIYVPFLIVGSVFVAFIILGSLVAACCCRCLRPKQDPQQSRAPAGNRLMETIPMIPSASTSRGSSSRQSSTAASSSSSANSGARAPPTRSQTNCCLPEGTMNNVYVNMPTNFSVLNCQQATQIVPHQGQYLHTPYVGYAVQHDSVPMTPVPPFMDGLQPGYRQVQPSFAHNNSEQKMYPAVTV; this is encoded by the exons ATGTGGGGCGGACGCGGCTCAGCCACCACTTCTTCTGGGCACCGCGCGtcgctgctgcagctgctgctggccGCGCTGCTGGCGGCGGGGGCGTGGGCCAGCGGCGAGTACTGCCACGGCTGGCTGGACGCGCAGGGCGTCTGGCGCATCGGCTTCCAGTGCCCCGAGCGCTTCGACGGCGGCGACGCCACCATCTGCTGCGGCAGCTGTGCGCTGCGCTACTGCTGCTCCAGCGCCGAGGCGCGCCTGGACCAAGGAGGCTGCGACAACGACCGCCAGCAAGGTGTGGGGGAGCCAGGCCGGACAGACAGAGAAGGCCCAGACAGCTCGGCAG TCCCCATATACGTGCCGTTTCTCATCGTCGGCTCTGTGTTTGTGGCCTTCATCATCCTGGGGTCCCTCGTAGCCGCCTGCTGTTGCAGATGTCTGCGGCCCAAGCAGGATCCGCAGCAGAGCAGAGCCCCAGCGGGCAACCGCCTGATGGAGACCATCCCCATGATCCCCAGTGCCAGCACTTCCCGGGGGTCATCGTCCCGGCAGTCCAGCACAGctgccagctccagctccagtgcCAACTCGGGGGCCCGGGCTCCCCCAACAAGGTCGCAGACCAACTGCTGCTTGCCCGAGGGAACCATGAACAACGTGTACGTCAACATGCCCACAAATTTCTCTGTACTTAACTGTCAGCAGGCCACCCAGATCGTACCCCATCAAGGGCAGTACCTGCACACCCCGTATGTGGGGTATGCGGTCCAACATGACTCTGTGCCCATGACGCCAGTGCCCCCGTTCATGGATGGCCTGCAGCCCGGCTACAGACAAGTCCAGCCCTCCTTTGCCCACAATAACAGTGAACAGAAGATGTACCCTGCCGTGACTGTATAG